The Altererythrobacter sp. Root672 genome includes a window with the following:
- a CDS encoding GNAT family N-acetyltransferase has protein sequence MTAVSYHDTVNDLQGLGLTSRNPFTRPEWFALLESAGAKPVIALARDGRGVVALPLARNSHGLESFSNWYAFTWSDLATDEGSREPLLERAASELSRKATCVTLSKLPDEDGTATRLESAFRNAGWFVHRERCDWNHFLRVDGRAFAEFLAGRPGALRTTLKRKAKKVEIELLTDFHDDAWASYEAIYAQSWKPEEGDRALLRNFAKAEGEAGRLRLGLASHEGEVVAAQMWTVDHGTAYIHKLAHLESAKPLSAGTTLTAALFEQVIDRDHVECVDFGTGNDPYKRDWMEEVRPRYRLTCWRAGNPRNWPAIGKSLLRQLVSQPSPL, from the coding sequence GTGACGGCGGTCAGCTATCACGACACGGTTAACGATCTGCAAGGCTTAGGTTTAACGAGCCGCAATCCGTTTACCCGTCCGGAATGGTTCGCCCTGCTCGAAAGCGCCGGGGCCAAACCGGTGATCGCGCTCGCCCGCGATGGACGGGGCGTGGTGGCTCTGCCCCTTGCCCGTAACTCGCATGGGCTCGAGAGCTTCAGCAACTGGTACGCCTTCACATGGTCCGATCTTGCGACCGACGAGGGATCACGCGAGCCGTTGCTCGAACGGGCCGCCAGCGAGCTTTCTCGCAAGGCAACCTGCGTCACTCTCTCGAAGTTGCCGGACGAGGACGGCACAGCCACACGCCTGGAGAGCGCGTTCCGCAATGCCGGCTGGTTTGTGCATCGCGAGCGCTGCGACTGGAACCACTTTCTGCGCGTGGATGGCCGCGCCTTTGCTGAATTCCTTGCGGGCCGACCGGGCGCACTGCGAACGACGCTGAAGCGCAAGGCGAAGAAGGTCGAAATCGAACTTCTGACGGATTTTCATGATGATGCCTGGGCTTCCTATGAGGCGATCTACGCTCAAAGCTGGAAGCCCGAAGAGGGCGACCGCGCCCTCCTCCGCAACTTCGCCAAAGCCGAGGGCGAGGCAGGCCGCTTGAGACTGGGGCTGGCCTCGCACGAAGGCGAAGTCGTCGCCGCGCAAATGTGGACCGTCGATCACGGCACCGCCTACATCCACAAGCTGGCCCACCTCGAAAGCGCCAAGCCGCTGTCGGCGGGCACGACGCTCACGGCCGCCTTGTTCGAGCAAGTGATCGACCGCGACCATGTCGAATGCGTCGATTTCGGCACCGGAAACGATCCCTACAAGCGCGATTGGATGGAGGAGGTGCGCCCGCGATATCGCCTCACTTGCTGGCGCGCTGGCAATCCCCGCAACTGGCCCGCAATCGGCAAGTCGCTGCTGCGCCAGCTTGTTTCGCAGCCAAGCCCTCTGTAG
- a CDS encoding acyl carrier protein: MSSEPVSMGEFSATDLILRGVLRDVLGLSSARVDAFTAETGLFGHLPELDSMAVAGLLTEIEDRLHIIIEDDEVDGEMLETYGALLGFVETKRRDG; the protein is encoded by the coding sequence ATGTCGAGCGAGCCGGTTTCCATGGGCGAGTTTTCCGCGACCGACCTGATCCTGCGCGGGGTTCTGCGCGACGTGCTGGGGCTTAGCTCCGCCCGCGTCGACGCCTTTACCGCCGAGACCGGCCTGTTCGGCCATCTGCCCGAGCTCGATTCGATGGCAGTGGCGGGCCTGCTGACCGAGATCGAGGATCGGCTTCACATCATCATCGAAGACGACGAGGTCGATGGCGAAATGCTCGAGACCTATGGGGCGCTGCTCGGCTTCGTCGAGACCAAGCGCCGCGACGGCTGA
- a CDS encoding hydrolase 1, exosortase A system-associated gives MSRRHLAFGCEGDTLVGTLDDAEGTAGLLLVSGGNEIRSGAFAGQAQLAARLAKAGFPVFRYDRRGIGDSSGENREFRESGADLACAVEAFRAERPGLSRVVGFGNCDAASTLMLNSGVGCDALVLANPWTIEQDDGAPPAEAIRARYAQKLRDPKEVLRLVTGGVSLRKLASGLKRAATAPAAPSGLAQQMKVGLEAFAGPVRILIAERDRTAQAFLAEWDRHDPRLSTCKGASHAFVEPDAREWLFAQLVTALKK, from the coding sequence GTGAGCCGACGGCATCTCGCCTTCGGGTGCGAAGGGGACACGCTCGTCGGCACGCTCGACGATGCCGAGGGAACAGCGGGCCTGCTGCTGGTAAGCGGCGGCAACGAGATCCGCTCCGGCGCCTTTGCGGGTCAAGCCCAGCTGGCAGCGCGTCTGGCCAAAGCAGGCTTCCCTGTGTTCCGCTACGATCGCCGTGGCATCGGCGACAGTAGCGGCGAAAACCGAGAGTTTCGTGAGAGCGGCGCCGACCTTGCCTGTGCGGTCGAGGCGTTCAGGGCCGAGCGGCCCGGCCTGTCGCGCGTGGTCGGTTTCGGCAATTGCGATGCGGCGAGCACGCTGATGCTCAATTCCGGCGTGGGATGTGACGCCCTGGTGCTCGCCAACCCTTGGACCATCGAGCAAGACGACGGCGCCCCGCCGGCGGAGGCCATTCGGGCGCGCTATGCCCAGAAGCTGCGCGACCCGAAGGAAGTCCTCCGCCTTGTCACCGGCGGTGTGTCGCTGCGCAAGCTCGCCTCCGGCCTCAAGCGCGCCGCGACCGCTCCTGCAGCGCCATCGGGGCTTGCCCAGCAGATGAAAGTCGGGCTCGAGGCGTTTGCCGGACCGGTGCGGATCCTCATCGCAGAGCGCGACCGCACGGCGCAGGCCTTCCTCGCCGAATGGGACCGGCACGATCCGCGCCTGTCGACGTGCAAGGGCGCCAGCCATGCCTTCGTCGAGCCCGATGCCAGGGAATGGCTATTCGCGCAGCTTGTCACCGCGTTGAAGAAATAG
- a CDS encoding class I SAM-dependent RNA methyltransferase, whose amino-acid sequence MSTSEEIVRVAAKGDGVTASGRHVALSAPGDRVLPDGTLEFGPHHAEPPCRHFGRCGGCQLQQLDEEVLAEFVRDRVLNAAEGQGLIPEQVAPVHLSPTRTRRRATLRAINGGGKPLIGFNEGGSHRVVDMRECHVLHPDLFALIAPLRDMLTPRRDKYAVEISLTLASQGVDCAIKGLSLEGLAQTEAMLDFCRDQGLARLTLDQGYGAETFWEPVPVTVSFGGAEVTMPAGAFLQATADGERALVEAAREGLADCSKVADLFAGLGTFTFALAGSARVTAAEASREALVACRAAAGRAGLPVEALHRDLFRNPLRSEELAGFDGVLLDPPRAGAREQVVQLAASSVPRIVYVSCNPSSWARDGRVLADAGYRLADLRPVGQFRWSTHVELVSLFVR is encoded by the coding sequence GTGAGTACATCAGAAGAGATCGTTCGCGTCGCCGCCAAAGGCGATGGCGTCACCGCGTCGGGCCGCCACGTCGCCTTGAGCGCGCCAGGAGACCGTGTGCTGCCCGATGGCACGCTCGAATTCGGACCGCATCACGCCGAGCCGCCGTGCCGCCACTTTGGCCGGTGCGGGGGGTGTCAGCTGCAGCAGCTCGACGAGGAAGTACTGGCCGAGTTCGTTCGCGACCGTGTGCTGAATGCGGCCGAAGGGCAGGGGCTGATCCCTGAACAAGTCGCACCCGTCCACCTCTCGCCGACGAGGACTAGGCGTCGTGCGACGCTTCGCGCGATCAACGGCGGGGGAAAGCCGCTGATCGGTTTCAACGAGGGTGGCTCTCACCGGGTGGTCGACATGCGCGAGTGCCATGTCCTGCATCCCGACCTGTTCGCCCTGATCGCCCCTCTGCGCGACATGCTGACGCCGCGGCGTGACAAGTACGCGGTGGAAATCTCGCTGACGCTTGCAAGTCAGGGCGTCGATTGCGCGATCAAGGGCCTTTCGCTCGAGGGCCTGGCCCAGACCGAGGCCATGCTCGACTTCTGTCGCGACCAAGGCCTTGCCCGCCTGACGCTGGACCAGGGCTATGGGGCGGAGACTTTTTGGGAGCCGGTGCCAGTGACTGTCTCCTTCGGCGGTGCGGAGGTTACCATGCCGGCCGGCGCCTTCCTGCAGGCGACGGCTGATGGCGAACGGGCGCTGGTGGAAGCGGCGCGTGAAGGGCTGGCCGATTGCAGCAAGGTGGCCGATCTCTTTGCCGGCCTCGGCACCTTCACCTTTGCGCTTGCCGGTTCGGCCCGTGTGACCGCAGCCGAGGCTTCGCGTGAGGCGCTGGTTGCTTGCCGCGCGGCCGCTGGGCGCGCTGGCTTGCCGGTCGAGGCCCTGCATCGTGACTTGTTCCGCAACCCGCTGCGCTCGGAAGAACTTGCTGGGTTCGACGGGGTCTTGCTCGATCCGCCCAGGGCGGGCGCGCGGGAGCAGGTGGTTCAGCTGGCAGCGAGCTCGGTGCCACGGATCGTCTATGTCAGCTGCAATCCCTCTAGCTGGGCACGAGATGGCAGGGTCCTTGCCGATGCTGGCTATCGGCTCGCTGACTTGAGACCGGTGGGCCAGTTCCGCTGGTCGACACATGTCGAACTGGTGAGTCTGTTCGTACGATAG
- a CDS encoding bifunctional ADP-dependent NAD(P)H-hydrate dehydratase/NAD(P)H-hydrate epimerase, with protein sequence MTHSDQVLTVAQMRAAEQALIDGGETVTSLMERAGKGVADWVWRIAHGRSVTVLCGSGNNGGDGYVIARELSSRGAAVVVVAPLEPATEAAKAARETYRGTIDLAGNGGVLVDCLFGSGLTRPLSPELAALLSREAVRHSALVAVDMPSGIDSDTGLPLNDGLPVNDVTVALGAWKFAHWLMPGMAAMGHRRLVSIGVEPVEGAATLLGRPHISVPAIDAHKYTRGLVLVVGGAMPGATQLASEGALRAGAGCIRLAAQGLHPSATPDLVLKRGPLVELLSDDRTSAVLAGPGLGLDETARVKLGEVLAADRPTVLDADALTLLRPRHCEGRSAALVLTPHEGEMTRLGEAFGIEAGSRTERALQLAEAAQAVVVAKGPDTLIAAPGGKLTIAPPATSWLSVAGSGDVLSGIAASRLATGADAFTAACEAVWLHGEAARLAGPAFTASGLARYVSEAYAAAL encoded by the coding sequence ATGACGCACAGTGACCAGGTCCTCACCGTCGCGCAGATGCGCGCGGCCGAACAAGCGCTGATCGACGGCGGCGAGACCGTCACTTCCTTGATGGAGCGCGCCGGCAAGGGCGTTGCCGATTGGGTTTGGCGGATCGCTCATGGGCGTTCGGTCACAGTCCTGTGTGGATCTGGGAACAATGGCGGCGATGGCTATGTAATTGCGAGAGAACTTTCCAGTCGTGGGGCGGCTGTGGTGGTCGTGGCGCCGCTCGAACCAGCGACGGAGGCGGCCAAGGCTGCGCGCGAAACCTATCGTGGAACGATCGACCTCGCCGGCAACGGAGGGGTCCTGGTCGATTGCCTATTCGGCAGCGGGCTAACTCGGCCGCTATCGCCTGAGCTCGCCGCGCTCCTGTCGCGAGAGGCGGTGCGTCATTCCGCTCTCGTGGCGGTGGACATGCCGAGCGGTATCGACAGCGACACAGGTCTTCCCTTGAACGACGGTCTGCCGGTCAACGACGTTACCGTCGCTCTGGGTGCCTGGAAGTTCGCGCATTGGCTGATGCCGGGCATGGCGGCAATGGGCCACCGACGCCTGGTTTCGATCGGCGTTGAGCCCGTCGAAGGCGCCGCAACACTCCTCGGCCGACCGCACATCTCCGTCCCGGCCATTGATGCGCACAAATACACTCGTGGCCTGGTGCTCGTCGTTGGCGGAGCCATGCCAGGCGCCACACAATTGGCGAGCGAGGGAGCATTGCGGGCCGGGGCTGGCTGCATCCGTCTCGCTGCGCAAGGCCTGCACCCTTCGGCCACGCCTGACCTGGTCTTGAAACGCGGACCGCTTGTCGAACTCCTCTCGGATGACCGGACCTCGGCGGTGCTCGCCGGTCCAGGCCTCGGGCTTGACGAAACGGCGCGGGTGAAGCTCGGCGAAGTCCTCGCCGCAGACCGCCCAACCGTGCTTGATGCCGACGCGCTGACCCTGCTTCGTCCACGGCACTGCGAAGGCCGCTCTGCCGCCCTGGTCCTGACGCCGCACGAGGGCGAAATGACGCGGCTTGGCGAGGCTTTCGGGATAGAGGCGGGCAGTCGGACGGAGCGAGCCTTGCAGCTTGCTGAGGCCGCCCAAGCGGTCGTTGTCGCAAAGGGGCCCGATACACTCATCGCCGCGCCGGGTGGGAAGCTTACTATCGCGCCGCCGGCCACGAGTTGGCTCTCGGTCGCCGGGAGCGGGGACGTGCTCTCGGGAATAGCCGCCAGCCGGCTTGCCACCGGGGCCGATGCTTTCACCGCCGCCTGTGAGGCCGTCTGGCTTCACGGCGAAGCTGCACGGCTCGCTGGGCCGGCTTTCACCGCCTCCGGGCTGGCGCGATACGTTTCGGAAGCCTACGCGGCCGCGTTGTGA
- the ilvD gene encoding dihydroxy-acid dehydratase, whose amino-acid sequence MPAYRSRTSTHGRNMAGARGLWRATGMKDDDFGKPIIAVVNSFTQFVPGHVHLKDLGQLVAREIEAAGGVAKEFNTIAVDDGIAMGHDGMLYSLPSRDLIADSVEYMVNAHCADAMVCISNCDKITPGMLMAALRLNVPAVFVSGGPMEAGKVVLRGKEVALDLVDAMVAAADEHMTDEEVTAIERSACPTCGSCSGMFTANSMNCLTEALGLSLPGNGSQLATHSDRKQLFERAGRLVVTLARRYYEEDDTSVLPRSIASFSAFENAMSLDIAMGGSTNTVLHLLAAAHEAGVDFTMTDIDRLSRQVPVLCKVAPAKSDVHMEDVHRAGGIMSILGEMEKGGLLNTALPTVHSPTLGDALEDWDVGRTRNNKVHEFYAAAPGGVPTQTAFSQSRRWEALDLDRENGVIRSVEHAFSRDGGLAVLSGNIALDGCIVKTAGVDDAILKFTGPAKVYESQDAAVAGVLAGHVVAGDVVVIRYEGPRGGPGMQEMLYPTSYLKSKGLGAACALITDGRFSGGTSGLSIGHVSPEAAEGGTIGLVEEGDLIEIDIPNRTVNLAVSDEVLAERRAAMEAKGDAAWQPAKARPRQVSPALQAYAAMTTSAARGAVRDVTQIQGRR is encoded by the coding sequence ATGCCTGCCTATCGTTCCCGTACTTCGACCCATGGCCGCAATATGGCCGGCGCCCGTGGCCTGTGGCGCGCTACGGGCATGAAGGACGATGACTTCGGCAAACCGATCATCGCGGTGGTCAACAGCTTTACCCAGTTCGTGCCGGGTCACGTGCACCTGAAGGACCTCGGTCAGCTCGTCGCTCGGGAGATCGAGGCAGCCGGCGGCGTGGCCAAGGAATTCAACACCATCGCGGTCGATGATGGCATTGCGATGGGGCACGACGGCATGCTCTATTCGCTGCCCAGCCGCGACCTTATCGCCGACAGCGTCGAGTACATGGTCAACGCGCATTGCGCCGACGCGATGGTGTGCATCTCCAACTGCGACAAGATTACGCCTGGCATGTTGATGGCGGCGCTCCGTTTGAACGTTCCGGCGGTGTTCGTCTCGGGCGGCCCGATGGAAGCCGGCAAGGTGGTGTTGCGCGGCAAGGAAGTTGCGCTCGACCTCGTCGACGCCATGGTCGCTGCAGCCGACGAACACATGACCGACGAGGAAGTGACCGCGATCGAGCGCTCGGCTTGTCCGACGTGCGGTTCGTGCTCGGGTATGTTCACCGCAAACTCGATGAACTGCCTCACAGAGGCGCTCGGCCTCTCGCTGCCGGGCAATGGTTCGCAGCTGGCGACGCACTCTGACCGCAAGCAGCTGTTCGAGCGCGCCGGCCGGCTCGTGGTGACGCTGGCCCGCCGCTACTACGAAGAGGACGATACCAGCGTCCTGCCGCGCTCGATTGCCAGTTTCTCGGCCTTCGAGAACGCGATGTCGCTCGACATCGCCATGGGCGGTTCGACCAACACAGTGCTTCACCTGCTCGCCGCCGCTCATGAGGCGGGTGTCGACTTCACGATGACCGACATCGATCGCCTGTCGCGGCAGGTGCCGGTGTTGTGCAAGGTCGCACCGGCCAAGTCCGACGTACACATGGAAGACGTCCATCGGGCCGGCGGGATCATGTCGATCCTCGGCGAAATGGAGAAGGGCGGACTGCTCAATACCGCGTTGCCGACGGTGCACAGCCCGACGCTGGGTGATGCCCTCGAAGACTGGGACGTGGGCCGCACGCGCAACAACAAGGTTCATGAGTTCTACGCCGCCGCTCCCGGCGGGGTGCCGACGCAGACCGCGTTCAGCCAGTCGCGCCGCTGGGAAGCTCTCGATCTCGACCGGGAGAACGGTGTGATCCGCTCGGTCGAGCACGCTTTCAGCCGGGACGGCGGCCTCGCCGTGCTCTCGGGCAATATCGCGCTCGACGGATGCATCGTGAAAACGGCGGGTGTCGACGATGCGATTCTCAAGTTCACTGGCCCGGCAAAGGTCTACGAAAGCCAGGACGCCGCCGTGGCGGGTGTCCTTGCCGGACATGTCGTGGCGGGCGACGTGGTGGTGATCCGCTACGAAGGACCGCGCGGGGGGCCGGGCATGCAAGAGATGCTCTACCCGACCAGCTACCTCAAATCGAAGGGCCTGGGCGCGGCCTGCGCGCTGATTACCGACGGGCGTTTCTCGGGCGGCACTTCGGGGCTTTCGATCGGCCACGTCTCTCCCGAGGCGGCCGAAGGCGGCACGATCGGCCTGGTCGAGGAGGGCGATCTGATCGAGATCGACATCCCCAACCGCACCGTCAACCTGGCCGTGTCGGATGAGGTGCTCGCCGAACGCCGGGCCGCGATGGAAGCCAAGGGCGACGCTGCCTGGCAACCCGCCAAGGCCCGTCCACGCCAGGTTTCGCCTGCACTCCAGGCCTACGCCGCGATGACGACCAGCGCTGCGCGCGGTGCGGTGCGCGACGTGACACAAATCCAGGGCCGCCGCTGA
- a CDS encoding N-formylglutamate amidohydrolase, with protein MTEEAFRILGTPVTCGILVVSDHASNRVPDDIDLGIDRALLDQHVAIDIGVAKVAERLAAMPQFAAFLGNVSRLVCDFNREEEAPAVVPHASDGHDIPGNLFDVAGREERLARFHRPYHTALAQLIRHAPPSLIVSLHSFTPQLTTRPEEMRPWQVGVLYNEDDRASRLAIPLLEDDGLVVGDQQPYSGKLLNATMNIHAEANGVPYVGIEVRQDQITDATGQALWAERLGRIASTVRLELTQ; from the coding sequence GTGACTGAGGAAGCCTTCCGTATCCTGGGAACCCCAGTCACTTGCGGCATTCTCGTAGTGTCCGATCACGCATCAAACCGGGTGCCGGACGATATCGATCTGGGAATCGACCGCGCGCTGCTGGATCAGCATGTGGCTATCGATATCGGTGTGGCGAAGGTGGCGGAGCGCTTGGCCGCAATGCCGCAGTTCGCGGCCTTTCTTGGCAATGTCAGTCGACTGGTGTGCGACTTCAACCGGGAGGAAGAGGCGCCGGCGGTTGTTCCCCACGCCAGCGACGGACACGACATTCCCGGCAACCTGTTCGACGTCGCTGGGCGCGAAGAGAGACTGGCGCGCTTCCATCGTCCCTATCACACGGCATTGGCCCAGCTGATCAGGCATGCACCGCCGAGTTTGATCGTCTCGCTGCACAGCTTCACGCCGCAACTCACGACCCGCCCGGAAGAAATGCGCCCGTGGCAGGTCGGTGTCCTCTACAACGAGGACGACCGAGCCTCGCGCCTGGCGATCCCGCTGCTCGAGGATGACGGACTCGTTGTCGGCGACCAACAGCCCTATTCGGGCAAGCTGCTCAACGCGACGATGAACATCCACGCTGAGGCGAACGGCGTTCCTTACGTCGGCATCGAAGTGCGCCAGGATCAGATCACAGACGCGACCGGTCAAGCGCTCTGGGCCGAGCGACTTGGCCGCATCGCCTCGACAGTGCGGTTGGAACTCACGCAATAG
- a CDS encoding 4-(cytidine 5'-diphospho)-2-C-methyl-D-erythritol kinase, with the protein MQLSETAYAKINLALHVRRRREDGYHELETLFAFVDAGDRINARSAPQDELRVVGEFSGQLTDPLNNIVAKALSLLPRPDGLSVLLEKNLPVAAGLGGGSADAGAIFRLVRDAFGLPDDWHSRAAKLGADVPACVESEACIGRGTGTELEPVENDLAGTAVLLVNPRLPLSTGPVFANWEGVDRGPLTTGPASKIAREGRNDLVEPAIALCPPVAEVLGELRGGPADLVRMSGSGATCFALYSSHDVMLNAAETLALRRPDWWQLRGRLR; encoded by the coding sequence TTGCAGCTTTCCGAAACAGCCTACGCCAAGATCAACCTCGCTCTCCATGTCCGGCGGCGGCGGGAGGACGGCTATCACGAGCTCGAAACGCTGTTCGCGTTCGTGGACGCGGGTGACCGGATCAATGCGCGGTCCGCTCCTCAGGATGAGCTTAGGGTCGTTGGTGAGTTCTCGGGACAACTCACTGATCCGTTGAATAATATTGTCGCCAAGGCGCTTTCGCTTCTTCCCCGCCCAGACGGCCTCTCCGTGCTTCTGGAGAAGAACCTGCCGGTTGCAGCGGGGCTCGGCGGCGGTTCGGCAGACGCCGGGGCGATTTTCCGCCTCGTGCGGGATGCCTTTGGCTTGCCTGACGACTGGCACTCGCGCGCTGCAAAGCTGGGTGCGGATGTGCCTGCTTGCGTTGAGAGCGAAGCCTGTATTGGTCGCGGGACGGGGACCGAACTCGAGCCGGTCGAGAATGACCTGGCGGGCACGGCTGTTCTCCTGGTCAATCCCCGCCTGCCGTTGTCCACTGGACCGGTCTTTGCGAACTGGGAAGGTGTCGATCGCGGTCCACTGACCACTGGTCCGGCATCAAAGATCGCGCGTGAAGGGCGGAACGACCTCGTAGAGCCTGCCATCGCGCTTTGTCCGCCGGTCGCCGAGGTGCTTGGCGAATTGCGCGGGGGGCCGGCCGATCTGGTCCGCATGAGCGGTTCGGGCGCGACTTGTTTTGCCCTCTACAGCAGTCATGACGTCATGCTCAATGCCGCGGAAACGCTGGCTTTGCGCCGTCCCGACTGGTGGCAATTGAGAGGACGTCTGAGGTGA
- a CDS encoding electron transfer flavoprotein-ubiquinone oxidoreductase gives MSDQHPEREAMPVDVVIAGAGPAGLAAAIRLKQLNEDLEVVVLEKGSEVGAHILSGAVIDPRALDELLPDWRENCALAEVPVTENHHWFLTRNGKWGMPHFLLPPLMSNDGCFTGSLGNLCRWLAEQAEALGVQVFPGFPASEVLFDENGSVMGLATQDMGVAANGSHKPDYQPGMELHAKYTLLAEGARGHLTKRLKAHFALDAESEPQVYGLGIKELWEIPADRHEPGRVIHTQGWPLSENDTWGGGFLYHQANGQVALGFVTALDYANPYISPFEEFQRWKQHSAIREVIEGGRRVSYGARAINEGGWQSVPKLAFPGGALIGCSAGFVNVPRIKGSHTAMKSGMLAAEAIAAAIATDREKDELAEYDSAVRSSWIADELKQVQNAQPLVSSFGDVLGTLLAGADMWLRTLKIRLPFSLSHHTDAEATGRADLYRPIAYPKPDGKISFDRLSSVFLSGTNHEEDQPCHLLLKDPTIPERVDWPIYAGPETRYCPAGVYEYVGVEEGEPRLVINAQNCVHCKTCDIKDPPQNIEWVTPEGGGGPNYPNM, from the coding sequence ATGAGCGATCAACACCCAGAACGCGAGGCCATGCCGGTCGATGTCGTCATCGCCGGGGCCGGGCCTGCCGGACTCGCCGCGGCGATCCGTCTGAAGCAGCTCAACGAAGACCTAGAGGTCGTCGTGCTCGAGAAGGGTTCCGAGGTCGGGGCGCACATTCTCAGCGGTGCTGTGATCGACCCGCGGGCTCTCGACGAGTTGTTGCCCGATTGGCGCGAAAACTGCGCGCTGGCCGAAGTACCCGTCACCGAGAACCACCACTGGTTCCTCACCAGGAACGGCAAGTGGGGCATGCCGCACTTCCTGTTGCCGCCGCTCATGTCGAACGACGGCTGCTTTACGGGCTCGCTCGGTAACTTGTGCCGCTGGTTGGCGGAGCAGGCGGAAGCGCTGGGCGTGCAGGTGTTTCCCGGGTTCCCCGCCTCCGAAGTGCTGTTTGACGAGAACGGCTCGGTCATGGGCCTGGCAACGCAGGACATGGGCGTCGCTGCGAATGGCTCGCACAAGCCTGACTATCAGCCGGGCATGGAGCTCCACGCCAAGTACACCCTGCTGGCCGAGGGTGCGCGGGGACATCTGACCAAGCGGCTTAAGGCTCATTTTGCGCTGGACGCTGAAAGTGAGCCGCAGGTCTACGGCTTGGGTATCAAGGAGTTGTGGGAGATACCTGCGGACCGGCATGAGCCGGGTCGAGTCATTCACACCCAAGGCTGGCCGCTGTCGGAGAACGACACCTGGGGCGGCGGTTTCCTGTACCATCAGGCCAATGGCCAGGTGGCGCTCGGCTTCGTGACCGCGCTCGATTACGCCAATCCGTACATCAGCCCGTTCGAGGAGTTTCAGCGCTGGAAGCAGCACTCGGCCATTCGTGAGGTGATCGAAGGCGGGCGACGCGTTTCCTATGGTGCTCGCGCGATCAACGAGGGCGGATGGCAGTCGGTGCCGAAGCTGGCGTTCCCGGGGGGGGCGTTGATTGGCTGCTCGGCCGGTTTCGTCAACGTGCCGAGGATCAAGGGCAGCCACACCGCAATGAAGAGCGGCATGCTCGCCGCCGAAGCCATTGCCGCCGCGATCGCGACCGATCGCGAGAAGGATGAACTGGCCGAATACGACAGCGCCGTCCGGTCGAGCTGGATCGCTGACGAACTCAAGCAAGTGCAGAATGCCCAGCCGCTGGTCTCCAGCTTTGGAGATGTGCTGGGGACATTGCTCGCTGGTGCCGACATGTGGCTGCGGACGCTGAAAATCCGCCTGCCGTTCTCGCTCAGTCATCACACCGATGCCGAGGCAACCGGGCGTGCCGATCTCTATCGGCCGATCGCCTATCCCAAGCCGGACGGGAAGATCTCGTTCGACAGGCTGTCCTCGGTGTTCCTGTCGGGCACCAACCACGAGGAAGACCAGCCCTGCCACCTCCTGCTCAAGGATCCGACGATACCGGAGCGCGTGGACTGGCCGATCTACGCTGGTCCCGAGACCCGGTATTGTCCCGCCGGAGTGTACGAATACGTCGGTGTCGAGGAGGGTGAACCGCGCCTGGTCATCAACGCTCAGAACTGCGTCCACTGCAAAACCTGCGATATCAAGGATCCGCCGCAGAACATCGAATGGGTCACGCCCGAAGGCGGCGGCGGGCCCAACTATCCGAATATGTGA